A stretch of Aedes aegypti strain LVP_AGWG chromosome 2, AaegL5.0 Primary Assembly, whole genome shotgun sequence DNA encodes these proteins:
- the LOC5571186 gene encoding RNA-binding protein 25 isoform X1, producing MQDDDSRSSSGRDKYRDEHRHRSRDHDRERDRDRDRDRRDRYRDRSRERRRDDNHRDDRGYRSERYRDKKNRDRSHRDRNDRDRDYRRSSRRDRSRSRSRDRRRKSRSRSRDRHRNGSRSREGSTYSKDRERNRRDLSIEIEQELQNLRKLSDMKAAANAKAQELNSGETGSESKSMDAENSNSNSSKVVDQEEPKSSISKFFSASGNSSKTEYVPEIQTEEERIEFQKKMQEKLQAHLAAEGKLYPKPKPTPAINTATGFANDGSFLEMFKKMQEQAQMSGVATTGEDSYPSATPTVPTVVTATVPVVAVASSSHVPSSAQLIKPHPVPISIVGRRRGGKILKTGVVKKQKPMEESFAETPNDAWNLYLQEVKKYKNASCDADSKTRPLVK from the coding sequence ATGCAGGACGACGATTCACGTTCATCCAGCGGTCGCGATAAATATCGCGACGAGCATCGTCATCGCAGTCGTGATCATGACCGGGAACGGGACCGTGACAGGGATCGGGATCGTCGTGATCGGTACCGAGACAGAAGTCGCGAACGGCGACGCGATGACAATCATCGAGATGATCGAGGTTATCGATCGGAGCGATACCGTGATAAGAAAAACCGCGATCGTTCCCATCGGGATCGAAACGATAGAGATCGGGACTACCGCAGAAGCAGTAGACGGGATCGCAGCAGAAGTCGAAGTCGCGATCGCCGGCGAAAAAGTCGTTCACGATCACGCGATCGTCATCGGAATGGATCACGTTCCCGTGAGGGAAGCACTTATTCCAAGGATCGTGAACGCAATCGAAGAGATCTTTCGATTGAAATAGAACAGGAGTTGCAAAATTTAAGGAAACTATCGGATATGAAAGCAGCAGCCAATGCAAAGGCGCAAGAATTGAATAGCGGTGAAACTGGATCTGAGTCAAAATCTATGGATGCAGAGAATTCAAACAGCAATAGCTCAAAGGTGGTTGATCAGGAGGAACCGAAAAGTAGTATTAGCAAATTCTTCAGTGCGAGTGGTAACAGCTCGAAAACGGAATACGTTCCGGAAATACAAACCGAAGAAGAGCGAATCGAGTTCCAGAAGAAGATGCAGGAAAAATTGCAGGCGCATCTTGCTGCCGAGGGAAAACTCTATCCCAAACCGAAGCCTACACCTGCAATTAACACTGCCACAGGATTTGCAAACGACGGGTCGTTTTTGGAGATGTTTAAGAAAATGCAAGAACAAGCTCAAATGAGTGGCGTTGCCACGACCGGTGAGGACAGTTACCCAAGCGCGACGCCGACAGTTCCCACAGTCGTGACAGCAACGGTGCCAGTAGTAGCTGTGGCCAGTTCGAGTCATGTGCCATCATCGGCCCAGCTGATAAAACCCCACCCAGTGCCGATTTCGATCGTTGGACGACGAAGAGGAGGCAAAATTCTCAAAACTGGAGTAGTCAAAAAGCAGAAACCGATGGAGGAATCATTCGCCGAAACTCCGAATGACGCGTGGAATCTCTATCTGCAGGAGGTGAAAAAGTACAAGAATGCGTCCTGTGATGCCGATTCCAAAACGCGACCATTAGTCAAGTAG
- the LOC5571184 gene encoding LOW QUALITY PROTEIN: FAD-linked sulfhydryl oxidase ALR (The sequence of the model RefSeq protein was modified relative to this genomic sequence to represent the inferred CDS: inserted 4 bases in 3 codons) has protein sequence MPAEGHQPMDGKEKVPCRTCTDFKSWSKMQRKTLSTTSAKPPTSEVSPQXTASSTGGHVPEPSALPKHCPLDKERLGRHTWGLLHTMAAYYPDDPSPQDRTNVQKFFDAFAKVYPCEYCAKDFQKELKDSPXETKSQHTLSQWLCRMHNKVNVKIGKPEFDCSKVNERWRDDXADGSCD, from the exons ATGCCAGCTGAGGGACATCAACCGATGGACGGGAAAGAAAAGGTCCCATGCCGGACGTGTACAGATTTCAAATCGTGGTCCAAAATGCAGCGGAAAACTCTGTCCACAACAAGTGCGAAACCTCCCACTTCAGAAGTATCGCCCCA TACTGCCAGTAGCACCGGTGGACATGTTCCGGAACCGAGTGCACTCCCGAAACACTGCCCCCTGGATAAGGAACGCCTTGGGAGACACACATGGGGCCTGCTGCACACCATGGCTGCCTACTATCCGGATGATCCTTCGCCACAGGATCGAACCAACGTTCAGAAGTTCTTCGACGCATTTGCCAAAGTGTATCCCTGCGAGTACTGCGCCAAGGATTTCCAAAAAGA ATTGAAGGATTCGC CGGAAACCAAGTCCCAGCATACGTTGTCCCAGTGGCTCTGCCGGATGCACAACAAGGTCAACGTGAAAATAGGGAAACCCGAATTCGACTGTTCCAAGGTGAACGAGCGCTGGAGAGACG CAGCGGATGGATCCTGTGATTGA
- the LOC5571183 gene encoding cytochrome c oxidase subunit 6B1 yields MAPAASAGTLPLKAAPFDPRFPNTNQTKYCYQSYLDFHRCEKVKGKGDKVCQYFKHVYGDLCPNAWIEKWDNQRGEGTFAGRI; encoded by the coding sequence ATGGCCCCAGCAGCATCTGCAGGCACACTGCCCCTGAAGGCGGCTCCCTTCGATCCGCGCTTCCCGAATACGAACCAAACTAAGTACTGCTATCAGAGCTATCTGGACTTTCACCGCTGCGAGAAGGTGAAAGGCAAGGGCGACAAGGTGTGCCAATACTTTAAGCACGTGTACGGCGATCTGTGCCCGAATGCGTGGATCGAGAAGTGGGACAACCAACGCGGGGAGGGAACTTTCGCTGGTCGAATCTAA